A section of the Sphingomonas ginsenosidivorax genome encodes:
- the ispG gene encoding flavodoxin-dependent (E)-4-hydroxy-3-methylbut-2-enyl-diphosphate synthase, with protein sequence MSLRPWRDIVRRKSRQIMVGNVPVGGDAPVTVQTMTNTPTDDVKATVDQIRRCEDAGVDIIRVSCPDVESTAALKQIVRAARVPIVADIHFHYKRALEAADAGAACLRINPGNIGSSARVKEVVDAAKANGCAIRIGVNGGSLERHLLEKYGEPCPDALVESAMDHIKLLQDHDFHDFKVAVKASDLFLAVAAYQQLAEQVDCPLHLGITEAGGFVGGTVKSAIGMGSLLWYGIGDTIRVSLSAEPEDEVRVGFEILKALGIRNRGVRVVSCPSCARQGFDVIRTVQALEERLQHIRTPMSLSVLGCVVNGPGEARETDIGITGGGAGKHMVYLAGVTDHHINDADMVDHIVRLVEAKAAEIEAADAAQLAAVAA encoded by the coding sequence ATGTCCCTTCGTCCCTGGCGCGATATCGTCCGCCGCAAGAGCCGTCAGATCATGGTGGGCAACGTCCCCGTCGGCGGCGACGCGCCCGTCACGGTGCAGACGATGACCAACACGCCGACCGACGACGTCAAGGCGACGGTCGACCAGATCCGCCGCTGCGAGGACGCCGGCGTCGACATCATCCGCGTCAGCTGCCCCGACGTCGAATCGACTGCGGCGCTCAAGCAGATCGTCCGCGCTGCCCGCGTGCCGATCGTCGCCGACATCCATTTCCACTACAAGCGCGCACTCGAGGCCGCCGATGCGGGCGCCGCCTGCCTGCGCATCAACCCCGGCAACATCGGCTCGTCCGCCCGCGTGAAGGAAGTCGTCGACGCCGCCAAGGCCAATGGCTGCGCGATCCGCATCGGCGTCAACGGCGGCAGCCTCGAGCGGCATCTGCTCGAAAAGTACGGCGAGCCATGCCCCGACGCGCTGGTCGAATCGGCGATGGACCACATCAAGCTACTGCAGGACCACGACTTCCACGACTTCAAGGTCGCGGTGAAGGCGTCCGACCTGTTCCTCGCGGTCGCCGCCTATCAGCAGCTCGCCGAACAGGTCGATTGCCCGCTGCACCTCGGCATCACCGAAGCCGGCGGGTTCGTCGGCGGCACGGTCAAGTCGGCGATCGGGATGGGCAGCCTGCTCTGGTACGGCATCGGCGACACCATCCGCGTGTCGCTCTCCGCCGAGCCCGAGGACGAGGTCCGCGTCGGGTTCGAGATCCTCAAGGCGCTCGGCATCCGCAACCGCGGCGTCCGCGTGGTCTCGTGCCCCAGCTGCGCGCGCCAGGGCTTCGACGTGATCCGCACCGTCCAGGCGCTCGAGGAGCGCCTCCAGCACATCCGCACCCCGATGAGCCTCAGCGTGCTCGGCTGCGTCGTCAACGGCCCTGGCGAAGCGCGCGAGACCGATATCGGCATCACCGGCGGCGGCGCCGGCAAGCACATGGTCTATCTCGCGGGCGTCACCGATCACCACATCAACGACGCCGACATGGTCGACCACATCGTTCGCCTGGTCGAGGCGAAGGCCGCCGAGATCGAAGCCGCCGACGCCGCGCAACTGGCAGCGGTGGCCGCCTGA
- a CDS encoding DUF1993 domain-containing protein: MTLSLYDATIPSNLQILRALDGLLDKAEAFAAERGIAPETLIDARLADDMLPFGYQLKACATHSVGGIEGVRGGSFSPDRSPWPTDFAGLHGVLRDAIATLEAIDRDDFDTLADSDTKFEFGTMAMPFTGANFLLSFSQPNFYFHATTAYAILRAQGMAIGKRDFLGVPRMKA; the protein is encoded by the coding sequence ATGACCCTGTCCCTCTACGATGCGACGATCCCCTCGAACCTGCAGATCCTGCGCGCGCTGGACGGGTTGCTCGACAAGGCCGAGGCGTTCGCGGCCGAGCGCGGCATCGCGCCCGAAACGTTGATCGACGCGCGGCTTGCCGACGACATGCTGCCGTTCGGCTATCAGCTGAAGGCCTGTGCGACGCATTCGGTGGGGGGAATCGAGGGCGTACGCGGGGGCAGCTTCTCCCCCGACCGGTCGCCCTGGCCGACCGACTTCGCCGGGCTGCACGGCGTGCTGCGCGACGCGATCGCGACGCTGGAGGCGATCGACCGCGACGACTTTGACACGCTCGCCGACAGCGACACCAAGTTCGAGTTCGGCACGATGGCGATGCCGTTCACCGGCGCCAACTTCCTGTTGTCGTTCTCGCAGCCCAACTTCTATTTTCACGCCACGACGGCCTATGCGATCCTGCGGGCGCAGGGGATGGCGATCGGCAAGCGCGACTTCCTGGGCGTGCCGCGCATGAAGGCATAG
- a CDS encoding acyltransferase family protein, producing MTRHYGMDWLRIGAFALLIVYHVGMVFVPWNFHVKSLHVADWATLPMLATNAWRLTLLFVVSGYASRALLARSPSVGRFFANRCIRLLVPLAFGIAVIVPPQPWVELVTRHGYAGDYWTFWSRDYFRFATLGGIMLPTWNHLWFVVYLWVYTVALTIGVGLVRSDRLQALFDRVFGGALVLVLPTLWLVFVHGWWFRMVGESQALLGDWIAHVTYFPAFLFGFGLARSEPAMAAIVRWWKVAGAVALIGYAVVIGVELWPGGNGPPRWAYAPYGAAHALEQWGAIVALIGIAEVYWNRDHRLRPMLTEAVFPFYIVHQTIIVLVMYALLPAGLPGAVEFVLILAATMAGCVVFYRVGRRVPLLRALIGLRPDLRRAPPIL from the coding sequence ATGACCCGGCATTACGGCATGGACTGGTTGCGCATCGGCGCGTTCGCGCTGCTGATCGTCTATCATGTCGGCATGGTCTTCGTGCCGTGGAATTTCCACGTGAAGTCGCTCCATGTCGCGGACTGGGCGACGCTGCCGATGCTCGCGACCAATGCGTGGCGGCTGACCCTGTTGTTCGTGGTGTCGGGCTATGCGAGCCGCGCGCTGCTGGCGCGGTCGCCGAGCGTCGGGCGGTTCTTCGCCAATCGCTGCATCCGGCTGCTGGTGCCGCTGGCGTTCGGGATCGCGGTGATCGTGCCGCCGCAGCCTTGGGTCGAGCTGGTCACCAGGCATGGCTATGCGGGCGATTACTGGACGTTCTGGAGCCGCGACTATTTCCGCTTCGCCACGCTCGGCGGGATCATGCTGCCGACCTGGAACCATTTGTGGTTCGTCGTCTATCTGTGGGTCTACACGGTCGCGCTGACGATCGGCGTAGGGCTGGTGCGGAGCGACCGGTTGCAGGCGCTGTTCGACCGCGTGTTCGGCGGCGCGCTGGTGCTGGTGCTGCCGACCCTGTGGCTGGTGTTCGTCCATGGCTGGTGGTTCCGCATGGTCGGCGAGAGCCAGGCGCTGCTCGGCGACTGGATCGCGCACGTCACCTATTTCCCCGCCTTCCTGTTCGGTTTCGGCCTCGCGCGATCGGAGCCCGCGATGGCGGCGATCGTGCGGTGGTGGAAGGTCGCAGGCGCGGTCGCCTTGATCGGTTATGCCGTCGTGATCGGTGTCGAGCTCTGGCCCGGGGGCAACGGGCCGCCGCGCTGGGCCTACGCGCCCTACGGCGCGGCGCACGCGCTCGAGCAATGGGGCGCGATCGTCGCGCTGATCGGGATCGCCGAGGTGTATTGGAACCGCGACCACCGGCTGCGGCCGATGCTGACCGAGGCGGTGTTCCCCTTCTACATCGTGCACCAGACGATCATCGTGCTGGTGATGTACGCGCTGCTGCCCGCGGGTTTGCCGGGAGCCGTCGAGTTCGTGCTGATCCTGGCGGCGACGATGGCCGGCTGCGTCGTCTTCTACCGCGTCGGACGGCGGGTACCTTTGCTGCGCGCGCTGATCGGGCTCAGGCCGGACCTGCGTCGCGCGCCTCCCATCCTCTGA
- a CDS encoding isoaspartyl peptidase/L-asparaginase family protein, whose protein sequence is MSWTLMIHGGAGRLTAETLTPAQHEGARAGLDRALDAGSAVLAAGGAAVDAVEAAVKVLEDDPHFNSGRGAVFTHEGTIELDAAIMDGATRKAGAVAQVSATRNPVALARAVMEDGRHVLLAGAGADSFSREQGVEQADLSWFATDERRRQFAELQASGDTFDVDMKYGTVGAVACDAGGRVAAATSTGGVTGKRWGRIGDSPVIGAGTWADDVCAVSCTGSGEFFLRVGVGHAIAARVRLLGEDVATAAGVVMGEVTALGGTGGVIVAGADGEAAWHFTTPGMNRGRADSSGTRAVAVFGDE, encoded by the coding sequence ATGAGCTGGACGTTGATGATCCATGGCGGCGCGGGCCGCCTGACGGCCGAGACGCTGACGCCGGCGCAGCACGAGGGCGCACGGGCGGGACTCGATCGCGCGCTCGACGCGGGGTCGGCGGTGCTGGCGGCGGGCGGCGCGGCGGTCGACGCGGTCGAGGCCGCGGTGAAGGTGCTGGAGGACGATCCGCACTTCAATTCGGGGCGCGGCGCGGTGTTCACGCACGAGGGCACCATCGAGCTCGACGCGGCGATCATGGACGGCGCCACGCGCAAGGCCGGGGCGGTCGCGCAGGTCAGCGCGACGCGCAACCCGGTGGCCCTGGCACGCGCGGTGATGGAGGATGGGCGGCACGTGCTGCTCGCCGGCGCGGGCGCCGACAGTTTCTCGCGCGAACAGGGCGTCGAGCAGGCCGACCTGTCGTGGTTCGCGACCGACGAGCGCCGCCGCCAGTTCGCCGAACTGCAGGCGAGCGGCGACACGTTCGACGTCGACATGAAATACGGCACGGTCGGCGCGGTCGCGTGCGATGCGGGAGGCCGCGTCGCGGCGGCGACCTCGACCGGCGGGGTGACCGGCAAGCGCTGGGGCCGGATCGGCGATTCGCCGGTGATCGGCGCGGGGACCTGGGCCGACGACGTTTGCGCGGTGTCGTGCACCGGGTCGGGCGAATTCTTCCTGCGCGTGGGCGTGGGGCATGCGATCGCGGCGCGGGTGCGGTTGCTCGGCGAGGACGTGGCGACTGCCGCGGGCGTGGTGATGGGCGAGGTCACGGCGCTGGGTGGGACCGGCGGGGTGATCGTCGCCGGCGCAGACGGGGAAGCGGCGTGGCATTTCACGACTCCGGGGATGAACCGGGGGCGGGCGGATTCGAGCGGCACGCGGGCGGTGGCGGTTTTCGGGGACGAGTGA